A single genomic interval of Nitratidesulfovibrio sp. SRB-5 harbors:
- a CDS encoding chromate resistance protein ChrB domain-containing protein, which produces MPPDQTRDLPWLLCIHNIPPKPPYLRAKAARRLAALGAVALKNAVYVLPDGERQREGLLWLAREIEEGGGRAFVCGACFDVQAGGLTDAQVKALFVDARDAQYRELAAEAQPEFETLGDPREADAPRRDAVAAWAAQLRARFEAVAAVDFFGAPAREMVEGLLAGAERWLRLGASGTARAVQTETYLRAEDYKGLVWVTRPGVHVDRIASAWLVRRFIDAEAAFRFGPPSEGSAGMSDRTGRTGSAGAKAGTAGSGRCVRFDMAEAEFTHEGELCTFEVLLRRFGLDADPALAAVGAVIHDIDLDERHPARPESPGVGALIAGITLRTNDDDERLERGFRVLDDLLEYFRRSAPARPA; this is translated from the coding sequence ATGCCCCCGGACCAGACCCGCGACCTGCCGTGGCTGCTGTGCATCCACAACATCCCCCCCAAGCCGCCCTACCTGCGGGCCAAGGCCGCCCGCCGCCTTGCGGCGCTGGGGGCCGTGGCCCTGAAGAACGCCGTGTACGTGCTGCCCGACGGCGAGCGCCAACGCGAGGGCCTGCTCTGGCTGGCCCGCGAGATAGAGGAAGGCGGAGGCCGGGCCTTCGTGTGCGGGGCCTGCTTCGACGTGCAAGCGGGCGGCCTGACGGACGCCCAGGTCAAGGCGCTGTTCGTGGACGCGCGCGACGCGCAGTACCGTGAACTGGCCGCCGAAGCACAACCGGAATTCGAAACCCTGGGCGACCCGCGCGAGGCCGACGCCCCCCGGCGCGACGCCGTGGCCGCGTGGGCCGCGCAACTGCGCGCCCGGTTCGAGGCCGTTGCCGCGGTGGACTTCTTTGGCGCGCCCGCGCGCGAGATGGTGGAAGGATTGCTGGCCGGGGCCGAACGCTGGCTGCGCCTTGGCGCGTCCGGAACCGCCCGGGCCGTGCAGACCGAGACGTACCTGCGCGCGGAAGACTACAAGGGCCTCGTGTGGGTGACCCGGCCCGGGGTGCACGTGGACCGCATCGCCAGCGCATGGCTGGTGCGCAGGTTCATCGATGCCGAGGCCGCGTTCCGCTTCGGCCCGCCGTCTGAAGGGAGCGCGGGCATGTCTGACAGAACAGGCAGAACAGGCAGCGCAGGCGCAAAGGCAGGCACGGCAGGCTCCGGGCGGTGCGTGCGCTTCGACATGGCCGAGGCGGAATTCACCCACGAGGGCGAACTGTGCACCTTCGAGGTGCTGCTGCGCCGCTTCGGGCTGGACGCGGACCCGGCCCTGGCCGCCGTGGGCGCGGTGATTCACGACATCGACCTCGACGAGCGCCACCCCGCCCGGCCCGAGTCGCCAGGGGTGGGGGCGCTCATCGCGGGCATCACCCTGCGCACCAATGACGACGACGAACGGCTGGAGCGCGGCTTCCGCGTTCTGGACGACCTGCTGGAATACTTCCGGCGCAGCGCGCCCGCCCGCCCCGCATAG
- a CDS encoding sulfite exporter TauE/SafE family protein yields the protein MYFPVAGIHAEPWIPPLVAFVVSFFMSMGGVSGAFLLLPFQMSFLGYVNPSVSATNQFYNVVAIPSGVYRYIREGRMVWPLTWVVIIGTLPGVLIGAFVRVTYLPNARDFKLFAACVLAYIALRMVRDLTKKKAGNGKATAEEKFRALVRTHREKAAAEGKNPDDLPAVCMNECCLSRISYSFYGETYSFRTVGIFTLSFIVGIVGGVYGIGGGAIIAPFFVSFFGLPVYTVAGAALMGTFVTSVAGVTFYMAIAPLYPHMSVAPDWTLGLLLGIGGMAGMYLGARCQKHVPANLIKWMLCCILLFTAGKYVVEFFR from the coding sequence ATGTACTTCCCCGTCGCAGGCATACACGCGGAACCGTGGATCCCGCCGCTGGTGGCGTTCGTCGTGTCGTTCTTCATGTCCATGGGGGGGGTGTCGGGCGCGTTCCTGCTGCTGCCTTTCCAGATGTCTTTTCTGGGCTATGTGAACCCCTCCGTCAGCGCCACCAACCAGTTCTACAACGTGGTGGCCATCCCCAGCGGGGTGTATCGCTACATCCGTGAAGGGCGCATGGTCTGGCCGCTGACGTGGGTGGTGATAATCGGCACGCTGCCGGGGGTGCTGATAGGGGCCTTCGTGCGGGTGACGTACCTGCCCAACGCGCGCGACTTCAAGCTGTTTGCCGCGTGCGTGCTGGCCTACATCGCCCTGCGCATGGTGCGCGACCTGACCAAGAAGAAGGCGGGCAACGGCAAGGCCACGGCGGAGGAAAAGTTCCGCGCGCTGGTGCGCACCCACCGCGAAAAGGCGGCGGCGGAAGGCAAGAACCCCGACGACCTGCCCGCCGTGTGCATGAACGAGTGCTGCCTGTCGCGCATCTCGTACAGCTTCTACGGCGAAACCTACAGCTTTCGCACCGTGGGCATCTTTACCCTGAGCTTCATCGTGGGGATCGTGGGCGGGGTGTACGGCATTGGCGGCGGGGCCATCATCGCGCCGTTCTTCGTCTCTTTCTTCGGGCTGCCGGTGTACACCGTGGCGGGCGCGGCCCTGATGGGCACCTTCGTCACCTCGGTGGCGGGCGTCACCTTCTACATGGCCATCGCGCCGCTGTACCCGCACATGTCCGTGGCCCCGGACTGGACGCTGGGCCTCTTGCTGGGCATTGGCGGCATGGCGGGCATGTACCTGGGCGCGCGCTGCCAGAAGCACGTGCCCGCAAACCTGATCAAGTGGATGCTGTGCTGCATCCTGCTGTTCACGGCGGGCAAGTACGTGGTGGAGTTTTTCAGGTAG
- a CDS encoding pyridoxal-phosphate-dependent aminotransferase family protein: MAHKPYAPIPMVPGPVTLHPAVLTAMTRDYGSGQIEPDYLKLYAETGRNLAQLMGTQSDVVLMTGEGMLALWAALKSCLVPGDRVLSVGTGVFGDGIGDMAASIGCAVLKVSLPYNETIDDLTGIEDAIRSFKPKMITAVHCETPSGTLNPLADLGALKQACGVPLFYVDAVASVGGAPVQADAWHADLVLGGSQKCLSAPPSMSFLSVSPAAWEVVEAVGYQGYDAIAPFRTVQQDGRCPYTPYWHGTAALNAGALAILNEKGGMQGCFDRHREVAERCRAGLAKLGIDLWTAEGAVNSPTVTAAMVPEGFTWPEWRQGLRERGLIVSGSFGPMADKVFRLGHMGTQATETLVDAALDVIESVMQD; the protein is encoded by the coding sequence ATGGCGCACAAGCCATACGCCCCCATCCCCATGGTGCCCGGCCCGGTCACCCTGCACCCCGCCGTGCTGACGGCCATGACCCGCGACTACGGCTCCGGCCAGATCGAGCCGGACTATCTGAAGCTGTATGCGGAAACGGGCCGCAACCTCGCGCAGCTCATGGGCACGCAGAGTGACGTGGTGCTGATGACCGGCGAGGGCATGCTGGCCCTGTGGGCCGCGCTGAAAAGCTGCCTCGTGCCCGGCGACAGGGTGCTGTCCGTGGGCACCGGCGTGTTCGGCGACGGCATCGGCGACATGGCCGCGTCCATCGGCTGCGCGGTGCTGAAGGTCTCGCTGCCGTACAACGAAACCATCGACGACCTGACCGGCATCGAAGACGCCATCCGCAGCTTCAAGCCCAAGATGATCACCGCCGTGCACTGCGAAACGCCGTCCGGCACGCTGAACCCGCTGGCCGACCTTGGCGCGCTGAAGCAAGCCTGCGGCGTGCCGCTGTTCTATGTGGACGCGGTGGCCAGCGTGGGCGGCGCGCCCGTGCAGGCCGACGCCTGGCACGCGGACCTGGTGCTGGGCGGCTCGCAGAAGTGCCTTTCCGCCCCGCCGTCCATGAGCTTTCTGTCCGTCAGCCCGGCGGCGTGGGAGGTCGTGGAGGCCGTGGGCTACCAGGGCTACGACGCCATCGCCCCCTTCCGCACCGTGCAGCAGGATGGCCGCTGCCCGTACACTCCGTACTGGCATGGCACCGCCGCGCTCAACGCGGGCGCGCTGGCCATCCTGAACGAAAAGGGCGGCATGCAGGGCTGCTTCGACCGGCATCGGGAAGTTGCCGAACGCTGCCGCGCGGGCCTCGCCAAGCTGGGCATCGACCTGTGGACGGCGGAGGGCGCGGTGAACTCGCCCACGGTGACGGCGGCCATGGTTCCCGAAGGCTTCACCTGGCCGGAATGGCGACAGGGCCTGCGCGAACGCGGGCTGATCGTGTCCGGCAGCTTCGGCCCCATGGCGGACAAGGTGTTCCGCCTCGGGCACATGGGCACGCAGGCCACCGAAACCCTGGTGGACGCGGCGCTGGATGTGATCGAAAGCGTGATGCAGGACTGA
- the chrA gene encoding chromate efflux transporter produces MPSPPATPHPTFGEALRTWLRIGCLGFGGPAGQIALMHRTVVDEKRWVDDARFLHALNYCTLLPGPEAQQLATYVGWLLHRTAGGIAAGTLFVLPGFCVVMALSFIYAAYKQIPAIDALFWGLKPAVLAVVLEALLRVGRRSLRDGFSLALAGGAFAALFAFGVPFPAVVFGAGLLGWLRARYAPATSGGNGANGHKGHKGGTTPHAPARGENPPAHLPLPAIRDMPDHARPSTARALRVLATWLPLWLGPVLLLGLLLGWDNVYARMGVFFSKMAVVTFGGAYAVLAYVAQQAVEAHGWLTAADMLGGLALAESTPGPLILVLQFVGYLAAWNSPGALPPALAGLLGATLTVWVTFTPCFLWIFLGAPYIEAVRGRPALAAALAGVTAAVAGVIANLSLWFGLHVLFGTIGAWEGPLGLRLPMPVLSSLDPVAALLAVGAGVAMLRFKAPMLPVLAVCAGLGAVIRLAL; encoded by the coding sequence ATGCCTTCGCCCCCCGCCACGCCCCACCCCACCTTTGGCGAGGCCCTGCGCACCTGGCTGCGCATCGGCTGCCTGGGCTTCGGCGGGCCAGCCGGTCAGATCGCCCTGATGCACCGCACCGTGGTGGACGAAAAACGCTGGGTAGACGACGCGCGCTTCCTGCACGCCCTGAACTACTGCACCCTGCTGCCGGGGCCGGAGGCGCAGCAGCTTGCCACCTACGTGGGCTGGCTGCTGCACCGCACCGCAGGGGGCATCGCGGCGGGCACGCTGTTCGTGCTGCCCGGCTTTTGTGTGGTCATGGCGCTGTCGTTCATCTATGCGGCATACAAGCAGATTCCCGCCATCGACGCACTGTTCTGGGGGCTGAAGCCCGCCGTGCTGGCCGTGGTGCTGGAAGCACTGCTGCGCGTGGGGCGCAGGTCGCTGCGTGACGGTTTTTCACTGGCGCTCGCGGGCGGCGCGTTCGCGGCGCTGTTCGCCTTCGGCGTGCCCTTTCCGGCGGTGGTCTTTGGCGCCGGGCTGCTGGGCTGGCTGCGTGCGCGATACGCGCCTGCAACCAGCGGCGGCAACGGCGCCAACGGGCACAAGGGACACAAGGGGGGCACCACCCCGCACGCCCCCGCGCGCGGCGAAAATCCCCCCGCCCACCTTCCCCTTCCGGCCATCCGCGACATGCCCGATCACGCCCGCCCTTCCACCGCCCGCGCCCTGCGGGTGCTGGCCACCTGGCTGCCGCTGTGGCTGGGCCCGGTGTTGCTGCTGGGCCTGCTGCTGGGGTGGGACAACGTCTACGCGCGCATGGGCGTGTTCTTCAGCAAGATGGCGGTGGTCACCTTTGGCGGGGCCTACGCGGTGTTGGCCTACGTGGCCCAGCAGGCCGTGGAGGCGCACGGCTGGCTCACCGCCGCCGACATGCTGGGCGGCCTTGCCCTGGCGGAAAGCACGCCCGGCCCGCTGATACTGGTATTGCAGTTCGTGGGCTATCTGGCCGCGTGGAACAGCCCCGGCGCGCTGCCCCCGGCCCTGGCCGGACTGCTGGGGGCCACCCTGACGGTGTGGGTCACCTTCACCCCGTGTTTCCTGTGGATATTCCTGGGCGCACCCTACATCGAAGCCGTGCGCGGCAGGCCCGCGCTTGCCGCCGCACTGGCGGGGGTAACCGCCGCCGTGGCCGGGGTCATCGCCAATCTCTCGTTGTGGTTCGGGCTGCATGTGCTGTTCGGAACCATTGGCGCGTGGGAAGGGCCGCTGGGTCTGCGGCTGCCCATGCCTGTCCTGTCCAGCCTGGATCCGGTGGCCGCCCTGCTGGCTGTGGGCGCGGGCGTGGCCATGCTGCGCTTCAAGGCCCCCATGCTGCCGGTGCTGGCTGTCTGCGCCGGGCTGGGCGCGGTGATCCGCCTGGCCCTGTAA
- the murI gene encoding glutamate racemase, protein MQVDSPACGTAATGYDHDNAGGFAPDAAHLPIGMFDSGVGGLTVLKALRTRMPCEDILYLGDTARLPYGTKSAETITRYAVQAASRLVQRRIKLLVVACNTATSVALDALRAANPGLPVVGVVQPGAQAACRASRRGNIAVIATESTIRGRAYHKAIHSLRPDAQIIGQPCPLFVPLAEEGWVDGKIVEDIAARYLDPIFRPASGSDTPETPDCLVLGCTHFPLLARAIRNVIGPEPVIVDSAATTALAVQAELQAAGLVRPLRTGPGGNECGEARFLTTDDVPRFVRTGGLFLGTAIAPDEVELIDL, encoded by the coding sequence ATGCAAGTAGACAGCCCCGCGTGCGGCACCGCCGCCACGGGCTACGACCATGACAACGCGGGCGGATTCGCCCCCGACGCCGCGCACCTGCCCATCGGCATGTTCGATTCGGGCGTGGGCGGCCTTACGGTATTGAAGGCGCTGCGCACCCGCATGCCCTGCGAGGACATATTGTATCTGGGCGACACCGCCCGCCTGCCGTACGGCACCAAGAGCGCGGAAACCATCACCCGCTATGCCGTGCAGGCCGCGTCCAGGCTGGTGCAGCGGCGCATCAAGCTGCTGGTGGTGGCCTGCAACACGGCCACGTCCGTGGCGCTGGACGCCCTGCGCGCCGCCAACCCCGGCCTGCCGGTGGTGGGCGTGGTGCAGCCGGGCGCGCAGGCGGCCTGCCGGGCTTCTCGCCGGGGCAACATTGCCGTCATCGCCACGGAATCCACCATCCGGGGCCGCGCCTACCACAAGGCCATCCACAGCCTGCGGCCCGACGCGCAGATCATCGGGCAGCCCTGCCCGTTGTTCGTGCCGCTGGCCGAGGAAGGCTGGGTGGACGGCAAGATCGTGGAAGACATCGCCGCGCGCTACCTGGACCCCATCTTTCGCCCCGCCTCCGGCAGCGACACGCCGGAAACGCCCGACTGCCTGGTGCTGGGCTGCACCCACTTTCCGCTGCTGGCGCGGGCCATCCGCAACGTCATCGGGCCGGAGCCGGTCATCGTCGATTCCGCCGCCACCACAGCCCTTGCCGTGCAGGCGGAATTGCAGGCCGCCGGGCTGGTGCGCCCCCTGCGCACGGGGCCGGGCGGCAACGAATGCGGCGAGGCGCGCTTTCTGACCACAGACGACGTGCCCCGCTTCGTGCGCACCGGCGGGCTGTTCCTCGGCACGGCCATCGCGCCGGATGAGGTGGAACTCATAGACCTGTAG
- a CDS encoding MFS transporter: MNASAMFRALCSVGFLARFSYALARNPVLPLFAVFLGAGPEAVGLAVGISTVTGIFFKLPAGALSDVIGRRRTMLAGLCFFALAPFAYLVVDDYAQLVAVRFVHGFATAVYGPVVMAVVADMAGARKGEMLGWFSSVGIIGTLAGAPVGGLALSLLGGEAGGSPVAFRVVYGVVAATGLAALALGWRVLRDGAENAPSATSGGFRVRLGHFSSGIREVASDRRVVAVSAMEGVQNMSMGALEAFLPVYAVTVAGLAPLQAGLLWAVQVVTTLLAKPLLGRASDARGMLGRRGLIVAGVAACAVPFAAVPHLTGFWPLAGACLVFGFGEALVTSSSAAMVADLCRSRHYGTAMGVFGTIFDVGHASGPLLGGLLVGALGYGPAFAIIAGVLLCSVPWFLTVMRGCDSAGTLCGQE, encoded by the coding sequence ATGAACGCATCGGCCATGTTCCGGGCCTTGTGCTCGGTGGGCTTTCTGGCCCGCTTTTCGTACGCGCTGGCGCGCAACCCGGTGCTGCCGCTGTTCGCGGTGTTCCTGGGCGCGGGGCCGGAGGCCGTGGGCCTTGCCGTGGGCATCTCCACGGTGACGGGCATCTTTTTCAAGCTGCCCGCCGGGGCGCTGTCCGACGTCATCGGGCGGCGTCGCACCATGCTGGCGGGGCTGTGCTTCTTTGCGCTGGCGCCCTTCGCGTACCTTGTGGTGGACGACTATGCCCAACTGGTGGCCGTGCGCTTCGTGCACGGCTTTGCCACGGCGGTGTACGGCCCGGTGGTCATGGCCGTGGTGGCCGACATGGCCGGTGCGCGCAAGGGCGAGATGCTGGGCTGGTTCTCGTCCGTGGGCATCATCGGCACGCTGGCGGGCGCGCCCGTGGGCGGGCTTGCCCTGTCGCTGCTGGGGGGTGAGGCGGGTGGATCGCCCGTGGCCTTCCGGGTGGTGTACGGAGTGGTGGCGGCGACCGGCCTTGCGGCTCTGGCTCTGGGCTGGCGGGTGCTGCGCGACGGGGCGGAGAACGCGCCGTCGGCAACATCCGGCGGTTTCCGCGTCCGGCTCGGGCACTTTTCCTCCGGCATCCGCGAGGTGGCGTCCGACCGGCGGGTGGTGGCCGTATCGGCCATGGAGGGCGTGCAGAACATGAGCATGGGCGCGCTGGAGGCGTTCCTGCCGGTGTACGCCGTGACCGTGGCCGGGCTGGCCCCGTTGCAAGCCGGACTGCTGTGGGCCGTGCAGGTGGTGACCACCCTGCTGGCCAAGCCCTTGCTGGGCCGCGCATCCGACGCGCGGGGCATGCTTGGGCGGCGCGGGTTGATCGTGGCGGGCGTGGCGGCCTGTGCCGTGCCCTTTGCGGCGGTGCCGCACCTGACCGGATTCTGGCCGCTGGCCGGGGCGTGCCTGGTGTTCGGTTTTGGCGAGGCGCTGGTCACCTCGTCGTCCGCCGCGATGGTGGCCGACCTGTGCCGCAGCCGTCACTATGGCACGGCCATGGGCGTGTTCGGCACCATCTTCGACGTGGGGCACGCCTCCGGGCCGCTGCTGGGCGGCCTGCTGGTGGGGGCGCTGGGCTACGGCCCGGCGTTCGCCATCATCGCCGGGGTGTTGCTGTGTTCCGTGCCGTGGTTCCTGACGGTGATGCGCGGCTGCGATTCTGCCGGAACCCTGTGCGGACAGGAGTAG
- a CDS encoding DUF2148 domain-containing protein: MKDVSVLAAGLMAAAMRTAPKAGGKDFLEIAVISDEADLARIANAMRDFAPRSTNEAYWLRDADNIAQCHAVVLVGLRSSPAAGYDCGACGHESCKAFLAARGQQPGFAREMGYGGPHCVMRIIDIGCALSSAAKAASLLSIDNRVQQRVGAAARALGIIEADVVMGVPVGIHGKSIFHDRPSRK; the protein is encoded by the coding sequence ATGAAAGACGTTTCCGTTCTGGCAGCCGGACTGATGGCCGCCGCCATGCGTACCGCCCCCAAGGCGGGCGGCAAGGACTTTCTGGAAATCGCCGTGATTTCCGACGAGGCGGATCTGGCCCGCATCGCCAATGCCATGCGCGACTTCGCCCCGCGCAGCACCAACGAGGCCTACTGGCTGCGCGACGCGGACAACATCGCCCAGTGTCACGCCGTGGTGCTGGTGGGCCTGCGTTCATCCCCCGCCGCCGGGTACGACTGCGGGGCCTGCGGCCACGAATCGTGCAAGGCCTTTCTGGCGGCGCGCGGGCAGCAGCCTGGCTTCGCCAGGGAAATGGGCTACGGCGGCCCGCACTGCGTCATGCGCATCATCGACATCGGCTGCGCGCTGTCGTCCGCCGCCAAGGCGGCCAGCCTGCTCAGCATCGACAACCGCGTGCAGCAGCGCGTGGGCGCGGCGGCGCGGGCGCTGGGCATCATCGAGGCCGACGTGGTCATGGGCGTGCCCGTGGGCATCCACGGCAAGTCCATCTTCCACGACCGGCCCAGCAGGAAATAG
- a CDS encoding HD domain-containing protein — protein sequence MNAYHDNAQVELLREAGMTEADIAHSRLVAGIAVGLGSRSRVAVNLSLVALGGLFHDLGKVRTDGILHGVEGARLGRHLGLPGEVLDIMEKHVRAGVPLDQTADYGLPPRDFSLTTLEEKLVIYADKLSDMVEEPGLVASVGEARLRFARILEERADLAKDEATRARYLTCAAEVEALLR from the coding sequence ATGAACGCATATCACGACAACGCACAGGTGGAACTGCTGCGCGAAGCGGGCATGACGGAGGCGGACATCGCCCATTCGCGCCTGGTGGCGGGCATTGCCGTGGGGCTGGGCAGCCGGTCCCGCGTGGCGGTGAACCTTTCGCTGGTGGCGCTGGGCGGGCTGTTCCACGACCTTGGCAAGGTGCGCACCGACGGCATCCTGCACGGAGTGGAAGGGGCACGGCTGGGCAGGCACCTGGGGTTGCCCGGCGAGGTGCTGGACATCATGGAAAAGCATGTGCGCGCGGGCGTGCCGCTGGATCAGACAGCCGACTATGGCTTGCCGCCGCGCGACTTCAGCCTGACCACGCTGGAAGAGAAGCTGGTGATCTACGCCGACAAGCTGTCGGACATGGTGGAGGAACCGGGACTGGTGGCGTCCGTGGGCGAGGCGCGGCTGCGGTTTGCCCGGATACTGGAAGAGCGGGCCGACCTTGCCAAGGACGAGGCCACCAGGGCGCGGTACCTGACCTGCGCGGCGGAGGTGGAGGCATTGTTGCGGTAA
- a CDS encoding TOBE domain-containing protein: MRQDDSLERIWEALAENVAERRHNPAGMLSIPDDVKYLDTVELARLEEAFRLWAARPARGDVRRSRLRMLLVFLLIRHTGARLGEVLALAPGRDIDTARGVAYLGEPQREVQLPPDLVTRLADLLDEAVAGEGEHPFAVDQAHVRRKFYERAHECDLAPDLANPSALRRSRAIELLRSGLPLPVVQRLLGHSTASLTAAYIDVSNEDMQRMVGHALDREQRRRTSARNAFYGRIAAVVRGDVQSVVSVQTPSGIRVASVITNDSLDNLGLRPGVFAAAEVKAPWVVLTVGSEAPSSTAGNVYPATIVKVVVGAATAEAVARLEDGTEICSVLTADRVRALDLAVGSPVWVLINVFSVILNVS; encoded by the coding sequence ATGCGACAGGACGACAGCCTCGAACGAATCTGGGAAGCGCTGGCCGAAAACGTGGCGGAACGCCGCCACAACCCGGCGGGCATGCTCTCCATCCCCGACGACGTGAAGTATCTGGACACGGTGGAACTGGCCCGGCTGGAAGAAGCCTTCCGCCTGTGGGCCGCCCGCCCGGCGCGGGGCGACGTGCGCCGCTCGCGCCTGCGCATGCTGCTGGTGTTCCTGCTCATCCGTCACACCGGGGCGCGCCTGGGCGAGGTGCTGGCCCTGGCCCCGGGCCGCGACATCGACACGGCGCGTGGCGTGGCGTACCTCGGCGAGCCGCAGCGCGAAGTTCAGCTGCCGCCCGACCTCGTCACCCGGCTTGCCGACCTGCTGGACGAGGCCGTGGCGGGCGAGGGCGAACACCCCTTCGCCGTGGACCAGGCCCACGTGCGCCGCAAGTTCTACGAGCGCGCCCACGAATGCGACCTTGCCCCCGACCTTGCCAACCCCAGCGCCCTGCGCCGCTCGCGGGCCATCGAACTGCTGCGCTCCGGCCTGCCGCTGCCCGTGGTGCAGCGCCTGCTGGGGCATTCCACGGCCAGCCTGACGGCGGCGTACATCGACGTTTCGAACGAGGACATGCAGCGCATGGTGGGCCATGCGCTGGACCGCGAACAGCGCCGCCGCACCAGCGCGCGCAACGCCTTTTACGGGCGCATCGCGGCGGTGGTGCGCGGCGACGTGCAGTCGGTGGTCTCGGTGCAGACGCCGTCGGGCATCCGGGTGGCCTCGGTCATCACCAACGACAGTCTGGACAACCTGGGCCTGCGCCCCGGCGTGTTCGCGGCGGCGGAGGTGAAGGCCCCGTGGGTGGTGCTGACCGTGGGCAGCGAGGCCCCGTCGTCCACGGCGGGCAACGTGTACCCGGCCACCATCGTCAAGGTGGTGGTGGGCGCGGCCACGGCGGAAGCGGTGGCCCGGCTGGAAGACGGCACCGAGATATGCTCCGTGCTCACGGCGGACAGGGTGCGCGCGCTGGATCTGGCCGTGGGCAGCCCGGTGTGGGTGCTGATCAACGTGTTTTCGGTCATCCTGAACGTGAGCTGA
- a CDS encoding pyridoxamine kinase, whose amino-acid sequence MRNAVPRVAAIHDLSGFGRTSLTVAIPVLSAMGAQVCPMPTAVLSTHTAGFTGYSFLDLTDQMRLFLDHWQSLNLKFDAVYSGFLGSPAQVDIVARCIDMCRVEGGLAVVDPVLGDNGQLEPTMDMEMVQRMRWLVRKADIITPNFTEAALLLDEPYRESISTADLMDWLRRLTAMGPRVAVITSVPVAGHAGISSVAAYHSTHDRFWKVDCQYIPAHYPGTGDTFASVLTGSLLQGDSLPIAMDRAVHFVTLGIRATFGHNSPSREGILLERVLDTLRAPVTVSSYELLEDEDRCK is encoded by the coding sequence ATGCGCAATGCCGTGCCGCGCGTGGCGGCCATCCACGATCTTTCCGGCTTTGGCCGCACCTCGCTCACCGTGGCCATCCCCGTATTGTCCGCCATGGGCGCGCAGGTGTGCCCCATGCCCACCGCCGTGCTGTCCACGCACACGGCCGGCTTCACCGGCTACAGCTTTCTGGACCTTACCGACCAGATGCGCCTGTTCCTGGACCACTGGCAGTCCCTGAACCTGAAGTTCGACGCGGTGTACAGCGGCTTTCTGGGTTCCCCGGCACAGGTGGACATCGTGGCCCGGTGCATCGACATGTGCCGGGTAGAGGGTGGCCTTGCCGTGGTGGACCCGGTGCTGGGCGACAACGGCCAACTGGAACCCACCATGGACATGGAGATGGTGCAGCGCATGCGCTGGCTGGTGCGCAAGGCGGACATCATCACCCCCAATTTCACCGAAGCCGCCCTGCTGCTGGACGAGCCCTACCGCGAATCCATCTCCACGGCGGATCTCATGGACTGGCTGCGCCGCCTGACGGCCATGGGGCCGCGCGTGGCGGTAATCACCAGCGTGCCGGTGGCCGGGCATGCGGGCATCAGCTCGGTTGCGGCCTACCACAGCACCCACGACAGGTTCTGGAAGGTGGACTGCCAGTACATACCCGCCCACTACCCCGGCACGGGCGACACCTTTGCCAGCGTGCTGACCGGCAGCCTGTTGCAGGGCGACAGCCTGCCCATCGCCATGGACCGCGCCGTGCACTTCGTCACGCTGGGCATTCGCGCCACCTTCGGGCACAATTCACCCAGCCGCGAGGGCATCCTGCTGGAACGAGTGCTGGACACCCTGCGCGCCCCGGTTACCGTGAGCAGCTACGAACTTCTGGAGGACGAGGACCGATGCAAGTAG